In Paenibacillus sonchi, a single genomic region encodes these proteins:
- a CDS encoding ABC transporter ATP-binding protein, whose amino-acid sequence MVQQAIELRNVSKKRRQGKTIGPLNLNLPQGYITALVGQNGSGKSTMLHMLLQLTFPDEGEIRWFEHSYADGLPLALRQRIAYVPENPQAEEKYWSAAEAAEFRRHWYPAWDQDFFEALLAKFEVPEDAKLGKMSKGERRKFEIAAALAARPQLLLLDEPSSGLDPFAWKAMIETLRKYMDESGATVVISTHIVEEVRRLADYIVLMHHGQLLGMAEKDSLFGSWSEIWVQVENEEELGELAQELPGALHFAIETPGVASFITPQTQQNEKRVQDLGVKVIKSRILELDEILSLWTQGHRPVLIDQERGD is encoded by the coding sequence ATGGTACAGCAGGCCATAGAACTGCGTAATGTAAGCAAAAAGCGGCGGCAGGGCAAGACCATAGGCCCCCTGAATCTAAATCTCCCGCAGGGCTATATTACCGCACTGGTGGGCCAGAATGGCTCCGGCAAAAGCACAATGCTGCATATGCTCCTGCAGCTGACCTTCCCCGATGAGGGCGAAATCCGCTGGTTCGAGCATTCCTATGCGGACGGGCTGCCGCTTGCGCTTCGCCAGCGCATTGCCTACGTGCCGGAAAACCCGCAGGCCGAGGAGAAATACTGGAGTGCCGCAGAGGCTGCCGAATTCCGGCGCCACTGGTACCCGGCTTGGGATCAGGATTTCTTCGAAGCGCTGCTGGCAAAGTTTGAAGTGCCGGAGGATGCCAAGCTGGGTAAAATGTCCAAGGGCGAGCGCCGCAAGTTCGAGATTGCCGCCGCGCTGGCGGCCCGTCCACAGCTGCTGCTGCTGGATGAGCCATCCTCAGGGCTGGACCCTTTTGCCTGGAAGGCGATGATCGAGACTCTGCGCAAATATATGGATGAGTCCGGCGCTACAGTGGTGATTTCGACCCATATTGTGGAGGAGGTGCGGCGGCTCGCGGATTATATTGTGCTGATGCATCACGGGCAGCTGCTCGGAATGGCCGAGAAGGACAGCTTGTTTGGCTCGTGGAGCGAGATTTGGGTCCAGGTGGAGAATGAGGAAGAACTGGGGGAGCTTGCACAAGAGCTGCCGGGAGCCTTGCATTTTGCCATAGAGACACCGGGAGTTGCCTCATTTATTACCCCGCAAACACAGCAGAATGAGAAACGTGTCCAGGATTTGGGCGTAAAGGTTATCAAGAGCCGGATTTTGGAGCTGGATGAAATCCTGAGCTTATGGACACAAGGGCACCGCCCGGTACTGATTGACCAGGAGAGAGGAGACTAG